One part of the Fusobacterium pseudoperiodonticum genome encodes these proteins:
- the rph gene encoding ribonuclease PH: MLREDGRKFNEERKIKITKDVNIYAEGSVLIEVGNTKVICTASVSEKVPPFLRGTGKGWVTAEYSMLPRATNERNQREASKGKLTGRTVEIQRLIGRALRSAIDLEKLGERLVTIDCDVIQADGGTRTTSITGGYVALALAIKKLLKEEILEENPLIANVAAISVGKIDSELIVDLKYSEDSAAEVDMNVIMNKKGEFIEVQGTGEESTFTRAELNGLLDLAEASIKRIIDLQDKVIEQENLKIFLATGNKHKIEEISDIFSGIENIEILSINDGIEIPEVIEDGTTFEENSKKKAVEIAKFLNMITIADDSGLCVDALNGEPGVYSARYSGTGDDSKNNEKLIENLKGIENRKAKFVSVITLAKPNGETFSFEGEILGEIIDNPRGNTGFGYDPHFYVEEYQKTLAQLPELKNKISHRAKALEKLKKELKNILL; this comes from the coding sequence GATGGGAGAAAATTTAACGAAGAAAGAAAAATTAAAATTACTAAAGATGTAAATATCTATGCAGAAGGTTCTGTTCTGATAGAAGTAGGAAATACTAAAGTTATCTGTACTGCCTCTGTAAGTGAAAAAGTTCCTCCATTTTTAAGAGGAACAGGAAAAGGTTGGGTTACTGCTGAATACTCTATGTTGCCTAGAGCTACAAATGAAAGAAATCAAAGAGAAGCTAGTAAAGGTAAATTAACAGGTAGAACTGTTGAAATTCAAAGACTTATTGGTAGAGCTTTAAGATCTGCAATAGATTTAGAAAAATTAGGTGAAAGACTTGTAACTATCGACTGTGATGTTATTCAAGCTGATGGTGGAACAAGAACAACTTCAATAACTGGTGGTTATGTTGCTCTTGCTCTTGCTATAAAAAAATTATTAAAAGAAGAAATCTTAGAAGAAAATCCTTTAATAGCTAATGTTGCTGCTATAAGTGTTGGAAAAATAGATTCTGAACTGATAGTAGATTTGAAATATTCAGAAGATTCAGCTGCTGAAGTGGATATGAATGTCATTATGAATAAAAAAGGTGAGTTCATTGAAGTTCAAGGAACAGGTGAAGAAAGTACATTTACAAGAGCTGAATTAAATGGACTTTTAGACCTTGCTGAAGCTTCTATAAAAAGAATTATAGACTTACAAGATAAAGTTATTGAACAAGAAAATTTAAAAATATTTCTAGCAACAGGAAATAAACATAAAATAGAAGAAATATCTGATATTTTCTCAGGTATAGAAAATATTGAAATTCTTTCAATAAATGATGGAATAGAAATCCCAGAAGTTATTGAAGATGGAACTACCTTTGAAGAAAATTCAAAGAAAAAAGCAGTAGAGATTGCAAAATTCTTGAATATGATTACTATTGCTGATGATTCTGGTCTTTGTGTTGATGCACTTAATGGTGAACCTGGAGTATATTCAGCTAGATATAGTGGAACAGGTGATGATTCAAAGAATAATGAAAAGCTTATTGAAAATCTAAAAGGTATAGAAAATAGAAAGGCTAAATTCGTCTCTGTAATAACTTTAGCAAAACCTAATGGAGAAACTTTCTCTTTTGAAGGAGAAATTCTTGGTGAAATAATTGATAATCCTAGAGGAAATACTGGTTTTGGTTATGATCCTCATTTCTATGTAGAAGAGTATCAAAAAACTTTAGCTCAATTACCTGAACTAAAAAACAAAATTAGTCACAGAGCCAAAGCTTTAGAAAAATTGAAGAAAGAACTTAAAAATATTCTTTTATAG
- the glmS gene encoding methylaspartate mutase subunit S, whose translation MTKKKIVIGVIGSDCHTVGNKIIHNKLEESGFEVVNIGALSPQIDFINAALETNSDAIIVSSIYGYGELDCQGIREKCDEYGLKDILLYVGGNIASSNEDWEKTEKRFKDMGFNRIYKPGTPIEETISDLKKDFKL comes from the coding sequence ATGACTAAGAAAAAAATAGTTATAGGTGTTATTGGTTCAGACTGTCATACAGTAGGAAATAAAATAATTCATAACAAATTAGAAGAAAGTGGCTTTGAAGTAGTAAATATTGGTGCCTTATCTCCTCAAATAGACTTTATCAATGCTGCTCTTGAAACAAATTCAGATGCAATAATCGTTTCTTCAATCTATGGATATGGAGAATTAGATTGTCAAGGTATAAGAGAAAAATGTGATGAATATGGATTAAAAGATATACTTTTATATGTTGGTGGAAATATTGCTTCAAGTAATGAGGATTGGGAAAAGACAGAAAAAAGATTTAAAGACATGGGCTTTAATAGAATATATAAACCAGGGACTCCAATAGAAGAAACTATAAGTGATCTCAAAAAAGATTTCAAACTATAA
- the glmL gene encoding methylaspartate mutase accessory protein GlmL, with translation MSSRIYLSIDFGSTYTKLTAIDLDKEEIISTARATTTVKTNVLTGFNMAFEELTKDLNDKLKDYEIVKKVACSSAAGGLKIIAIGLVPELTTEAAKKAALSSGGRVVKTYAFRLSPEDMEEISSLDYDILLLTGGTNGGNREYILDNARTLAENNIKKPIIIAGNEEVKEEVEKIFKSHNIEYYSSENVMPVVNKINVLPVKEVIREVFMTNIIKAKGMESIQKIVGNIIMPTPTAVMMAAEVFSQDGNDTIVIDIGGATTDVHSIGAGLPKANNIQLKGMEEPYSKRTVEGDLGMRYSALALYEATSLNKIREYLGSKDSKINIRENFEFRHENPDFISETEDDITFDEMMAMLCTEIAMDRHVGTLESIFSPMGTLFVQSGKDLTDVKYVIGTGGIINNSRDPKKILDLCLYDEDNPSNLKPKYPKFLVDKTYIMSATGLLASDYPDIAYRIMKKYLVEI, from the coding sequence ATGAGTAGTCGTATTTATCTCAGTATAGATTTTGGTAGTACATACACAAAATTAACTGCAATAGATTTAGACAAGGAGGAAATTATCTCCACAGCAAGAGCAACAACAACTGTTAAAACTAATGTTTTAACTGGTTTTAATATGGCTTTTGAAGAATTAACAAAGGACTTAAATGATAAATTGAAAGACTATGAAATAGTTAAAAAGGTAGCTTGTTCCTCTGCTGCAGGAGGATTAAAAATTATAGCTATAGGTTTAGTTCCTGAACTAACTACTGAGGCTGCTAAAAAAGCTGCTTTAAGCTCAGGTGGAAGAGTTGTAAAGACTTATGCTTTTAGACTAAGTCCTGAAGATATGGAAGAGATATCTTCTCTTGACTATGATATTCTACTTTTAACAGGTGGAACTAATGGTGGAAATAGAGAATATATCTTAGATAATGCTAGAACTTTAGCAGAAAATAATATTAAGAAACCTATTATAATTGCAGGTAATGAAGAAGTTAAAGAAGAAGTAGAAAAAATATTTAAGTCTCATAATATTGAATACTATAGCAGTGAAAACGTTATGCCTGTTGTAAATAAAATCAATGTACTTCCTGTCAAAGAAGTTATAAGGGAAGTTTTTATGACAAATATAATCAAGGCTAAGGGTATGGAAAGTATCCAAAAAATTGTTGGTAATATAATAATGCCAACTCCTACTGCTGTTATGATGGCTGCTGAAGTTTTTTCACAAGATGGTAATGATACTATTGTTATTGATATAGGTGGAGCAACAACAGATGTACACTCTATTGGAGCAGGTCTACCAAAAGCTAATAATATTCAATTAAAAGGTATGGAAGAACCTTATTCAAAGAGAACTGTTGAAGGTGATTTAGGAATGAGATATTCAGCTCTTGCTCTTTATGAAGCAACTAGTCTAAATAAGATCAGAGAATACCTAGGTAGTAAAGATTCTAAAATTAATATAAGAGAAAATTTTGAATTTAGACACGAAAATCCTGATTTTATATCTGAAACTGAAGATGATATAACTTTTGATGAAATGATGGCTATGTTATGTACTGAAATTGCTATGGATAGACATGTTGGTACCTTAGAATCTATTTTTTCACCTATGGGAACTCTTTTTGTTCAAAGTGGAAAGGATTTAACAGATGTAAAATATGTAATTGGAACTGGTGGAATAATCAATAATAGTAGAGATCCTAAAAAAATATTAGACTTATGCTTATATGATGAGGATAATCCCTCAAATTTAAAACCTAAATATCCAAAATTTTTAGTGGATAAAACTTATATTATGTCTGCTACGGGCTTGCTTGCTAGTGATTACCCTGACATAGCATACAGAATAATGAAAAAGTATCTTGTAGAGATATGA
- a CDS encoding methylaspartate mutase subunit E — translation MSITFKKIDKNDFLEMRKKFLENYKGLDDFDLDTAIRFHKSLPDYKNFQKMLEKSIQDNKITIEAYSKETLLEDLIKNLNSLHRVGQADFLSIIIDSHTRENHYENARTILNDSIKSNKSLLNGFPLITYGTKLARKIINDVEVPLQIKHGSADVRLLAEFSFLGGFSAFDGGGISHNIPFSKSVPLKDSLENWRYVDRLVGLYEENGIKINREIFSPLTATLVPPAISNSIQILESLLAVEQGVKNISIGVAQYGNITQDIASLLALQEQIQFYLDKFSFKDIHISTVFNQWIGGFPEDELKAYSLISYSATVALFTKANRILIKNIDEYSKNSLGNTMINSLVLTKTILDIGNSQNLNNYEAVILEKEQIKKETAQILEKIFSICDGDLRKAIAEAFEDGIIDIPFAPSKYNIGKMMPARDNEGMIRYLDIGNLPFSTSIQEFHHKKIKERAEKENREIDFQMTIDDIFAMSQGKLINKKSRE, via the coding sequence ATGTCTATTACATTTAAAAAAATTGATAAAAATGATTTTCTAGAGATGAGAAAAAAATTTTTAGAAAACTATAAAGGCTTAGATGACTTTGATTTAGATACAGCTATTAGATTTCATAAATCATTGCCAGACTATAAAAATTTTCAAAAGATGTTAGAAAAATCTATACAAGATAATAAAATTACAATTGAGGCATATAGCAAAGAAACTCTTTTAGAAGATTTAATAAAAAATTTAAATTCTCTCCACAGAGTTGGACAGGCTGATTTTCTCTCGATTATAATAGATTCTCATACTAGAGAAAATCATTATGAAAATGCTAGAACAATATTAAATGACTCCATTAAATCTAATAAATCATTGCTGAATGGTTTTCCTTTAATAACTTATGGAACTAAACTGGCTAGAAAAATTATAAATGATGTAGAAGTTCCATTGCAGATAAAACATGGCTCAGCTGATGTAAGATTACTAGCTGAATTCTCTTTCTTAGGTGGTTTTTCTGCTTTTGATGGTGGGGGAATTAGTCATAATATACCCTTTAGTAAATCTGTGCCATTAAAAGATAGTTTAGAAAACTGGAGATATGTTGATAGGCTTGTTGGACTTTACGAAGAAAATGGAATAAAGATAAATAGAGAAATTTTTTCTCCACTTACAGCTACACTCGTTCCACCTGCAATTTCTAATTCTATCCAGATTTTAGAAAGTCTACTTGCTGTTGAACAAGGAGTAAAAAATATAAGTATAGGTGTAGCTCAATATGGTAATATAACTCAAGATATTGCTTCTTTACTGGCTCTTCAAGAGCAAATTCAATTCTATTTAGATAAGTTTTCTTTTAAGGACATTCATATTTCAACTGTCTTTAATCAATGGATAGGTGGCTTCCCAGAAGATGAATTAAAAGCTTATTCTTTAATTTCATATTCAGCCACTGTAGCTTTATTTACTAAAGCCAATAGAATTCTTATTAAAAATATAGATGAGTATTCTAAAAATTCCTTAGGTAACACTATGATTAATTCTTTAGTTTTAACTAAAACTATTTTAGATATTGGAAATAGTCAAAATCTTAATAACTATGAAGCAGTAATTTTAGAAAAAGAACAGATAAAAAAAGAAACAGCTCAAATATTAGAAAAGATTTTTTCTATATGTGATGGAGATTTAAGAAAAGCAATTGCCGAAGCTTTTGAAGATGGAATAATTGATATTCCTTTTGCTCCTTCTAAGTATAATATAGGAAAAATGATGCCAGCAAGAGATAATGAAGGTATGATAAGATATTTAGATATTGGAAATCTACCTTTTTCTACATCAATACAAGAATTTCATCATAAAAAAATTAAAGAAAGAGCAGAAAAAGAAAATAGAGAAATAGATTTTCAAATGACTATAGATGATATTTTTGCTATGAGCCAAGGTAAATTAATTAATAAAAAAAGTCGTGAATAA
- the fomA gene encoding major outer membrane protein FomA → MKRLALLLGSLLVVSSIASAKEVMPAPTPEPEKVIEYVEKPVIVYKDREVKPAWRPNGSVDLRYSWYGETENKNPGEDTDGDWARGRSNSGRLQTTVNINFTEKQNLNIRSRTYNAFRDTESKRAGISSDNLRIRHHYNFGKLGDSKVTATSRLEYNQTKGDEGLKQAKASVFFDFADYFPSNEYFKVETFGLRPGYAHRWYKHNSGVEGQSFSAGTANRYTLDFESSYKLPLGFSADLNLYSGYDRHRKSFRVGNDGETKKGQFFGAMELYLNQKTVLYKKGNLELDFLFYSGYDSYEFRQYKVFSNGDKVVLPGGTKSVSKYTDKRSYSLYMLPNVQLNYKATDFVKLYVGAGAEYRNWAVETESNAKNWRWQPTAWAGMRISF, encoded by the coding sequence ATGAAAAGATTAGCATTATTATTAGGATCATTATTAGTGGTTAGTTCTATAGCATCAGCAAAGGAAGTTATGCCAGCACCTACTCCAGAACCTGAAAAGGTAATTGAATATGTTGAAAAACCAGTTATAGTTTATAAAGACAGAGAAGTTAAACCTGCTTGGAGACCAAACGGATCAGTTGATTTAAGATATAGTTGGTATGGAGAAACTGAAAATAAAAATCCTGGTGAAGATACTGATGGAGATTGGGCTAGAGGAAGATCAAATTCTGGAAGATTACAAACTACTGTAAATATAAACTTCACAGAAAAACAAAATTTAAATATAAGATCAAGAACTTATAATGCTTTTAGAGATACTGAAAGTAAAAGAGCTGGAATCAGCAGTGATAACCTAAGAATTAGACATCACTATAATTTTGGAAAACTTGGTGATTCTAAAGTTACTGCAACATCAAGATTAGAATATAACCAAACTAAAGGTGATGAAGGATTAAAACAAGCAAAAGCGTCAGTATTCTTTGATTTTGCAGATTATTTCCCATCAAATGAATACTTTAAAGTAGAAACTTTTGGATTAAGACCAGGATATGCTCATAGATGGTATAAACATAATAGTGGAGTAGAAGGACAATCATTTAGTGCAGGAACTGCTAATAGATATACTTTAGACTTTGAATCATCTTATAAATTACCTTTAGGATTCAGTGCTGATTTAAACTTATATTCAGGATACGATAGACATAGAAAATCATTTAGAGTAGGAAACGATGGAGAAACTAAAAAAGGACAATTCTTTGGTGCTATGGAATTATATTTAAACCAAAAAACAGTTCTTTATAAAAAAGGTAACTTAGAATTAGATTTCTTATTCTATAGTGGATATGACAGTTATGAATTCCGTCAATACAAAGTTTTCTCAAATGGAGATAAAGTTGTATTACCAGGAGGAACAAAATCTGTAAGTAAATATACAGATAAGAGAAGTTACTCATTATACATGTTACCAAATGTTCAATTAAACTATAAAGCAACAGATTTCGTAAAATTATATGTAGGAGCTGGAGCTGAATATAGAAACTGGGCTGTAGAAACAGAATCTAATGCTAAAAATTGGAGATGGCAACCAACTGCTTGGGCTGGTATGAGAATTAGCTTCTAA
- a CDS encoding 3-oxoacid CoA-transferase subunit B, whose protein sequence is MEMDKNLVREVIAKRVAQEFHDGYVVNLGIGLPTLVANYVGDMDVIFQSENGCIGVGPAPEKGKEDPYLINAGGGHITAAKGAMFFDSAYSFGIIRGGHVDATVLGALEVDEKGNLANWMIPGKKVPGMGGAMDLVVGAKHVIVAMEHTSNGGIKILKECKLPLTAVGVVNLIITEKAVFEVTDKGLVLKEITPYSSLEDIRATTEADFIVSDELLNK, encoded by the coding sequence ATGGAAATGGATAAAAATTTAGTAAGAGAAGTTATAGCAAAAAGAGTTGCTCAAGAATTTCATGATGGATATGTTGTAAATTTGGGAATAGGTCTTCCTACATTAGTGGCTAACTATGTTGGAGATATGGATGTTATCTTTCAAAGTGAAAATGGTTGTATAGGTGTAGGGCCTGCACCAGAAAAAGGAAAAGAAGATCCTTATTTAATAAATGCAGGAGGAGGACATATAACTGCTGCTAAAGGAGCTATGTTCTTTGATTCAGCTTATTCTTTTGGAATAATCAGAGGTGGACACGTTGACGCAACTGTATTAGGAGCTTTAGAAGTTGATGAAAAAGGAAATCTTGCTAACTGGATGATTCCTGGAAAGAAAGTTCCTGGAATGGGTGGAGCTATGGATTTAGTTGTTGGAGCTAAACACGTTATAGTTGCAATGGAACATACATCTAATGGTGGAATAAAAATTTTAAAAGAATGTAAATTACCTCTAACAGCTGTTGGAGTTGTAAATCTAATCATAACAGAAAAAGCTGTTTTTGAAGTTACAGATAAAGGATTAGTTCTAAAAGAAATAACTCCTTATTCTTCTTTAGAAGATATAAGAGCAACAACAGAAGCAGATTTTATAGTTTCTGATGAATTATTAAATAAATAA
- a CDS encoding CoA transferase subunit A: MRKKIVSMEEAISHIKDGMTVHFGGFLACGTAENIVTALIEKGVKDLTIVCNDTGFVDRGVGRLVVNNQVKKVIASHIGTNPETGKKMHDGTMEVELVPQGTLAERVRAAGYGLGGILTPTGLGTVVQEGKSVINVDGKDYLLEKPIKADVAVLFGSKVDEQGNVICEKTTKNFNPLMATAADVVIVEALEIVPAGSLSPEHLDISKIFVDYIVESK, encoded by the coding sequence ATGAGAAAAAAAATAGTTTCAATGGAAGAAGCAATATCTCACATTAAAGATGGAATGACTGTTCATTTTGGAGGATTTTTAGCTTGTGGGACTGCAGAAAATATAGTTACAGCTCTTATAGAAAAAGGAGTAAAAGATTTAACAATAGTTTGCAACGATACTGGATTTGTTGATAGAGGAGTTGGAAGACTAGTAGTTAATAACCAAGTAAAAAAAGTAATAGCAAGTCATATAGGGACAAACCCAGAAACTGGTAAAAAAATGCATGATGGAACAATGGAAGTTGAATTAGTTCCACAAGGAACTCTAGCTGAAAGAGTTAGAGCAGCAGGTTATGGATTAGGGGGAATATTAACTCCAACAGGTCTTGGAACTGTAGTTCAAGAAGGAAAATCAGTTATTAATGTTGATGGAAAAGACTATTTATTAGAAAAACCTATAAAAGCTGATGTAGCAGTATTATTTGGTTCAAAAGTTGATGAACAAGGAAATGTTATCTGTGAAAAAACTACAAAAAACTTTAATCCATTGATGGCAACAGCTGCTGATGTTGTTATAGTTGAAGCTTTAGAAATTGTGCCAGCTGGTTCATTAAGTCCTGAACATTTAGATATATCAAAAATATTCGTAGACTACATAGTTGAAAGCAAATAA
- a CDS encoding short-chain fatty acid transporter has protein sequence MESVKEKKGIFKRFTSMCVRVMERWLPDPFIFCALLTFLVFGGALIFTKASFFGVIGYWVDGFWSLLAFSMQMALVLVTGHALASSRLFKKMLETFASGIKGPKQAILIISLVSGIACVLNWGFGLVIGALFAKEIAKKVKGVDYRLLIASAYTGFLVWHGGLSGSIPLQLASGNPESLAQQTAGAVTATIPTSQTMFSPMNIFLVVGLLIIVPLLNVAMFPSKDEVVEVNQELLVEAKEEVLDKSKMTPAERIENSRVVSILLSIMGFAYIGQYLYTKGFALNLNLVNFIFLFLGILLHGTPRRYLNALAEAIKGAGGILLQFPFYAGIMGIMVGADADGMSLAKLMSNFFVNISTEKTFPVFSFISAGLVNFFVPSGGGQWAVQAPIVMPAGQAIGVSAAKSAMAIAWGDAWTNMIQPFWALPALGIAGLGAKDIMGYCLIVTIVSGLFICTGFLLF, from the coding sequence ATGGAAAGTGTAAAAGAAAAAAAAGGAATTTTTAAAAGATTCACTTCAATGTGTGTACGTGTTATGGAAAGATGGTTGCCAGATCCATTTATCTTCTGTGCACTATTAACATTTTTAGTTTTTGGAGGAGCATTAATTTTTACTAAAGCTTCTTTCTTTGGGGTAATTGGATATTGGGTAGATGGATTTTGGTCACTACTAGCATTTTCAATGCAAATGGCATTAGTTCTAGTAACAGGACATGCTCTAGCAAGTTCAAGATTATTTAAAAAGATGCTAGAAACATTTGCTTCAGGAATAAAAGGTCCAAAACAAGCAATACTTATCATATCATTGGTATCAGGTATAGCCTGTGTTTTAAACTGGGGATTTGGTCTAGTTATAGGGGCTTTATTTGCAAAAGAAATTGCAAAAAAAGTTAAAGGTGTGGATTACAGACTTCTTATAGCTTCAGCATATACTGGATTCTTAGTATGGCATGGAGGTTTATCAGGTTCTATTCCACTACAACTTGCAAGTGGAAATCCAGAAAGTTTAGCTCAACAAACAGCAGGAGCTGTTACAGCAACTATTCCAACAAGTCAAACAATGTTTTCACCAATGAATATATTCCTAGTTGTTGGTTTATTAATAATAGTGCCTTTATTAAATGTTGCTATGTTTCCAAGTAAAGATGAAGTTGTTGAAGTTAATCAAGAATTATTAGTGGAAGCTAAGGAAGAAGTTTTAGATAAATCTAAAATGACTCCAGCTGAAAGAATAGAAAATAGTAGAGTAGTTTCTATTTTACTTTCAATTATGGGATTTGCTTATATAGGACAATATTTATATACTAAAGGTTTTGCATTAAATCTTAACTTAGTAAACTTTATATTCTTATTCTTAGGAATTTTATTACATGGAACTCCAAGAAGATACTTAAATGCACTAGCAGAAGCAATAAAAGGTGCAGGTGGAATATTATTACAATTCCCATTCTATGCAGGAATTATGGGAATAATGGTAGGAGCAGATGCAGATGGAATGTCTCTTGCAAAACTTATGTCTAATTTCTTTGTTAATATATCAACAGAAAAAACATTCCCAGTATTCTCATTTATTAGTGCTGGATTAGTAAATTTCTTTGTACCATCAGGTGGAGGACAATGGGCAGTTCAAGCTCCAATAGTAATGCCTGCAGGACAAGCAATAGGGGTATCTGCTGCAAAATCAGCTATGGCTATAGCTTGGGGAGATGCTTGGACTAATATGATACAACCATTCTGGGCTTTACCAGCATTAGGAATAGCAGGTCTTGGAGCTAAAGATATAATGGGTTACTGCTTGATAGTAACAATAGTTTCAGGTCTATTTATTTGTACAGGTTTCTTATTATTCTAA
- the fomA gene encoding major outer membrane protein FomA, which produces MKKLALVLGSLLVVGSVASAKEVMPAPAPAPEKVIEYVEKPVIVYRDREVTPAWRPNGSVDVQYRWYGETENKTKSEDTDKDWARSRNNATRLQTTANVNFTKNQTLDVRVRNYQTLRGEKGDGSSDEYRIRHFYNFGNLGSSKVKATSRLEYKQKSNDGAKHAEASVLFDFADYLFSNNFFKVEKFGLRPGYAHNWTGHSNGGEGRDYVPYDGYDGGTNNQYFLNFESEYTLPLGFSAELNVYNGYDRYQGSFATSKGNKKGQYYGALEAYLYQHTPLYKNNAVELSFDFEGGYDPYTWHQYKVIANSNGYERASYELYMLPTFQVSYKPTDFVKLYAAAGAEYRNFAVTNNSEAKNWRWQPTAWAGMKVTF; this is translated from the coding sequence ATGAAAAAATTAGCATTAGTATTAGGTTCATTATTAGTAGTTGGATCAGTAGCATCAGCTAAGGAAGTTATGCCTGCACCTGCTCCAGCTCCAGAAAAAGTAATTGAATATGTTGAAAAACCTGTTATCGTTTACAGAGACAGAGAAGTTACTCCAGCTTGGAGACCAAACGGATCAGTAGATGTTCAATACAGATGGTATGGAGAAACTGAAAACAAAACTAAATCTGAAGACACAGATAAAGATTGGGCAAGATCAAGAAATAATGCCACTAGATTACAAACTACTGCAAATGTAAACTTTACTAAGAACCAAACTTTAGATGTAAGAGTAAGAAATTATCAAACTTTAAGAGGAGAAAAGGGAGATGGATCTTCTGATGAATACAGAATCAGACATTTCTATAACTTTGGTAATTTAGGTTCTTCAAAAGTTAAAGCAACTTCAAGATTAGAATATAAACAAAAATCAAATGATGGAGCTAAACATGCAGAAGCATCAGTATTATTTGATTTTGCTGATTATCTATTCTCTAATAACTTCTTTAAAGTAGAAAAATTTGGATTAAGACCTGGATATGCTCATAACTGGACAGGACATTCAAATGGTGGAGAAGGAAGAGATTATGTTCCTTATGATGGTTATGATGGAGGAACTAATAACCAATATTTCTTAAACTTTGAATCAGAATATACTTTACCATTAGGATTTAGTGCTGAATTAAATGTTTACAATGGATATGACAGATATCAAGGTTCTTTTGCTACTTCTAAAGGAAATAAAAAAGGACAATATTATGGTGCTTTAGAAGCATATTTATATCAACATACTCCATTATATAAAAATAATGCTGTAGAATTATCATTTGATTTTGAAGGTGGATATGATCCATATACTTGGCATCAATATAAAGTAATTGCTAATAGTAATGGATATGAAAGAGCTAGTTATGAATTATATATGTTACCAACTTTCCAAGTTTCTTATAAACCAACAGATTTCGTAAAATTATATGCAGCTGCTGGTGCTGAATATAGAAACTTTGCAGTAACTAATAATTCTGAAGCTAAAAACTGGAGATGGCAACCAACTGCTTGGGCTGGTATGAAAGTTACTTTCTAA